GCCACGCTCGCCGGGTGGCTGATCCTCGGACAGAGCGCGACCCCGCTGCGGATGCTCGCGATCGCCCTCGTGGTCGCGGCCAGCGTCGGCACCACGCTCGGCGTCCGGCGACGGCGTCGCCGCGCGGATGCCGAGCGCGCCGAGAGCGATGCCGAGCGCGACGACGAGGGCGGGCCGTTCACGGCTCCGATCCCTCTCCCCGACTAGACGAGCGAGGCCTCAGGCTGCGACCGCCCCCTTTCCGGCCCTCTTGTCGGCCCTGGTGCCGGATGTCGCCGTGCTCGGTGCGGACGTCGGCAGCGGGTAGCGCCGGCGCAGCAGCATCCGCTGGACCAGTGTCCAGACGACCGTCACGGTGAGGTACAGCGCGGCGGCGAGCGGCACGAAGGCCGCGAACACCGCAGTGAGGTAGTGCAGCGCTCCGGCGATCCGCACCATCGTCGGGGAGTTCAGCGGTGAGTCGTCCTCGGCCGGGGCCGGGCGGAACACCCGCCTGCTGATCTCCGCCACGGCGATCATCACGACGACGAGGGCGCCGAACACGATGAGCGTGGCCGCTGACGCGTCGCCGCCGAACACCGCTGACACGAGACTGGTGCCCAACGGAGCGCCGAACAGGTCATGGCTGAGCAGATCGTTCGGATGGCCGGCGATCTCGGTGCGGATGAAGAGGGTGTACAGGATGCCGACGATCGGCGCCTGCGCGAGCACCGGCAGCATGCCCGCGAACGGAGACGTGTTCTCGGAGCGATAGAGCTCGAGCATCTCCTTCTGCAGTCGTTCGGGGTTCTTCTTGTGGCGGCGCTGAAGCTCGCGCAGCCGCGGCGCGAGGCGCGCCCTGGTCTGCTCCGCTCGCGCCTGGGAGATCCCGACGGGGATCAGGAGGGCGCGGACGAGCAGGGTGACGAGCACCACGGCGAGGGCCGCGGCGGATGCGCCGGCGAAGGGTGCGACGAGGGTAGAGAGTCCGGCGAGAGCGCCGTACGCGCCGTCGAGGAGGGCGGCGAGGGGCGGGAAGGCGAAGATGTCCATGAGTGTCCGTTCGTGGGTCGGGAAGGGTCGGCGAAAGCCGCGCGGTCCCTCACGAGGACGGACTACGCGGCGACGGCGACTCCCGGCGCACGGGGGCGCGGGTGACCCGCGGCATCAGGATCGCTCTGTGCGAGCAGCGTCGAGACGTCGATCGCACGCTGAGGGTGCGGAGAGGTCCCCGCCGTCGGCGGCACGAGGCTCAGCGCGACGACGAGAGTGAGCGTTGCCAGGGCGACGAGGGCGATGGCGACGCCGACGGCTGCGGCATCCGGCAGCGCGACGAGGCCGAGCGCGGACGCGACGAAGCCGAGCATCCGCCCGAACCACTCACCCATGCACATCTCCTGATCGTTGCTTCGACGGTACCACCCGTCATCCCCGCCCGCTCCGGTCACGACGGGGATAGCCTCGAGGCATGGCTGATCTGCGTGCACTGCTCGGCATCGAGCATCCGATCGTCCTCGGCCCGTTCGGCGGTCTCTCCTCGATCGCCCTGACCGCCGCCGTCAGCGAGGCGGGCGGACTGGGCGGATACGGGCTCTACGGCTATGACGGCGACCGCATCCGCTCGACGATCGCTGCGCTCCGGGAGGCGACGAGCCGACCGTTCGCGGTCAACATCTGGCTGCCCACCGGCGACGAGGTCGAACCCAATGCGCAGCACACCGTGTTCGCCCAGACGCTGCAGCCCTTCTACGACGCCGTCGGCATCGACGTCCCTGCGCGGCCCGAGCGCTACCTGCCTCCGCTGGACGAGCAGCTCGACGCCATCTGGGAGGCGGCTCCGCCCGTGCTCAGCGTCGTCTTCGGCGTGCCGTCCGCCGACGTCATCGACGAGGCGCACCGACGGGACATTCGCGTCGTGGGCACCGCCACGACCGTTGCGGAGGCCGTGGCGCTCGCCGAAGCGGGTGTCGATGCGGTCGTCGCGACCGGGCTCGAGGCCGGTGGGCACCGCGTGTCATTCCTGCGCCCCGCCGAGGAGTCGCTGATCGGGACGTTCTCGCTCGTCCCTCAGGTGGTGGATGCGGTGGACGTGCCGGTGATCGCAGCCGGAGGGGTCGCCGACCGACGAGGAGTGGGTGCGGCCTTCGCTCTCGGCGCCTCCGCAGTGCAGGTGGGAACGGCGTTCCTCGCGACCGCGGAGTCCGCGGCGACCGCGGCGCACCGAGACGCCATCCGCTCCACTCCGGCAGATGCCACGGTGCTCACGCGCGCGATGAGCGGACGACTCGCGCGCGGCGCGCGCAACCGCGCCGTGCGCGCGATCGAGGCGAGTGGCACGATCGCGCCGTTCCCGATGCAGAACTGGCTCACCGGCCGGTTCCGCGCCGCCGCCGGCGAGCAGAACCTGGGCGGGCTCCAGTCGCTGTGGATGGGGCAGAGCGCCCCACTGGCCAGCTATCAGACCGCTGCGGAGGCGTTCGGCGAGCTGCTCGCCGGTGTGCCGGACGAGCGCTGATCCCGAGCGTCAGAGGATGACGGTCGACCGACCGTGCACGATCACGCGGTCCTCCGCATGCCACTGCACCGCGCGCGCGAGCACCAGGCGCTCGACGTCGGCTCCTCGGCGCTGCAGTTCTGCCGCCGACTCGGAGTGCGTGACGCGGGTGACGTCCTGCTCGATGATCGGACCCTCGTCGAGGTCAGCCGTGGCGTAGTGCGCCGTCGCCCCGATCAGCTTCACGCCGCGGTCCTTCGCCCTCGCATACGGGTTCGCCCCGATGAAGGCGGGGAGGAAGGAGTGGTGGATGTTGATCACGGGAGCGCCGAGCCCCTCGATGAAGTCATCCGTGAGGATCTG
This genomic interval from Microbacterium hydrocarbonoxydans contains the following:
- a CDS encoding NAD(P)H-dependent flavin oxidoreductase; the protein is MADLRALLGIEHPIVLGPFGGLSSIALTAAVSEAGGLGGYGLYGYDGDRIRSTIAALREATSRPFAVNIWLPTGDEVEPNAQHTVFAQTLQPFYDAVGIDVPARPERYLPPLDEQLDAIWEAAPPVLSVVFGVPSADVIDEAHRRDIRVVGTATTVAEAVALAEAGVDAVVATGLEAGGHRVSFLRPAEESLIGTFSLVPQVVDAVDVPVIAAGGVADRRGVGAAFALGASAVQVGTAFLATAESAATAAHRDAIRSTPADATVLTRAMSGRLARGARNRAVRAIEASGTIAPFPMQNWLTGRFRAAAGEQNLGGLQSLWMGQSAPLASYQTAAEAFGELLAGVPDER
- a CDS encoding YidC/Oxa1 family membrane protein insertase; translated protein: MDIFAFPPLAALLDGAYGALAGLSTLVAPFAGASAAALAVVLVTLLVRALLIPVGISQARAEQTRARLAPRLRELQRRHKKNPERLQKEMLELYRSENTSPFAGMLPVLAQAPIVGILYTLFIRTEIAGHPNDLLSHDLFGAPLGTSLVSAVFGGDASAATLIVFGALVVVMIAVAEISRRVFRPAPAEDDSPLNSPTMVRIAGALHYLTAVFAAFVPLAAALYLTVTVVWTLVQRMLLRRRYPLPTSAPSTATSGTRADKRAGKGAVAA
- a CDS encoding DUF6412 domain-containing protein, which translates into the protein MGEWFGRMLGFVASALGLVALPDAAAVGVAIALVALATLTLVVALSLVPPTAGTSPHPQRAIDVSTLLAQSDPDAAGHPRPRAPGVAVAA